In one Echinicola marina genomic region, the following are encoded:
- a CDS encoding efflux RND transporter periplasmic adaptor subunit, whose product MKKQIIYIVALVLMVSVFTGCGSKSAENSGEASHEEHNEGEAGHAGEEGGHEGEEGEHSEEGMAELHLSDMKFESLGIKVDTLPTRALSGVVEANGRLEVPPQHEATVTAILGANVTSIKVIEGDQVNKGKVLAYLSHPNLSKLQTDYVRAYSQLQFLEKENQRQKRLYEEEVGSGKTYQQIQADYQAMKGEVKGYEAQLRQLSLNVEKVQSGDIYQYVPVVSPIDGYIEKVEVQVGQYVDPQTEMFMIVNTDHIHADLMVFEKDVYKVKKGQKVSFTVESVPGNTLTAKIYSVGKQFEQNPKAVHVHAEIKNKEDFLIPGMYINGKIRTGDNNTVRALPESAIIEEEGKPYIFMAEAHEEDGKTEWAFKAIEVRTGITEDGWVEIKLLEPLPDGAQVAWNNAYYLISEMKKSQTSHSH is encoded by the coding sequence ATGAAAAAGCAAATCATATATATAGTGGCACTGGTACTTATGGTATCGGTATTTACGGGCTGCGGCAGCAAGTCGGCTGAGAACTCCGGTGAAGCATCTCACGAAGAACACAATGAGGGCGAGGCTGGACACGCAGGTGAAGAAGGCGGACATGAAGGCGAAGAAGGAGAACATAGTGAAGAAGGAATGGCCGAACTTCACCTTTCTGATATGAAATTTGAAAGTTTGGGTATTAAGGTAGATACCCTGCCAACCCGGGCTCTCTCGGGCGTGGTGGAAGCCAACGGCCGGTTGGAGGTACCACCACAGCATGAAGCAACTGTTACGGCCATATTGGGCGCGAATGTTACCTCAATCAAGGTGATTGAGGGCGATCAGGTAAACAAAGGTAAGGTGTTGGCGTATCTCTCACATCCAAACCTAAGCAAACTTCAGACGGATTATGTGCGGGCATACAGTCAACTACAGTTTCTGGAGAAGGAAAACCAACGGCAGAAAAGGTTGTACGAAGAGGAAGTGGGTTCCGGAAAAACCTATCAGCAAATTCAGGCGGACTATCAGGCCATGAAAGGAGAAGTGAAGGGCTACGAAGCACAGTTAAGGCAGCTTAGCCTCAACGTGGAGAAAGTCCAAAGTGGTGATATTTATCAGTATGTGCCTGTAGTAAGCCCTATTGATGGTTACATTGAAAAAGTGGAAGTCCAAGTTGGGCAATATGTAGACCCGCAAACCGAGATGTTTATGATTGTCAATACTGACCACATCCATGCTGACCTTATGGTGTTTGAAAAGGATGTATATAAGGTAAAGAAAGGACAAAAAGTATCCTTTACTGTCGAGTCAGTTCCAGGAAATACCCTAACTGCCAAAATTTATTCTGTCGGCAAGCAGTTTGAGCAAAACCCTAAAGCAGTGCATGTGCATGCGGAAATAAAGAATAAAGAAGACTTCCTGATTCCGGGGATGTATATCAATGGTAAAATAAGAACAGGTGATAATAACACTGTAAGGGCATTACCCGAAAGTGCGATAATTGAGGAAGAGGGTAAGCCGTACATTTTCATGGCAGAAGCGCATGAAGAAGACGGAAAGACCGAATGGGCGTTTAAAGCCATAGAAGTGCGCACAGGTATCACCGAAGATGGTTGGGTAGAGATCAAATTATTGGAGCCACTTCCTGACGGTGCTCAGGTGGCATGGAATAACGCCTACTATCTGATCTCTGAAATGAAGAAAAGCCAGACTTCTCATAGTCATTGA
- a CDS encoding P-II family nitrogen regulator, translating to MKEIKAFIKPKKVQIVVKSLRDAGFESVTLSKGEGTGAHKDPDASPSLDFHFTDSPIVKLELVCQNEETDKAIQLICGKAQTPEPGDGIIYVSEIDDAYRIKTGKSIKRFDMK from the coding sequence ATGAAAGAAATAAAAGCATTTATAAAACCTAAAAAAGTACAGATAGTAGTTAAATCGCTGCGAGATGCAGGATTTGAAAGTGTAACCCTATCCAAAGGAGAAGGTACCGGAGCTCATAAAGATCCTGATGCATCTCCATCATTGGATTTTCATTTTACCGATAGCCCGATTGTTAAGCTGGAACTGGTCTGCCAAAATGAGGAAACGGATAAAGCCATTCAACTGATCTGTGGCAAGGCTCAAACACCTGAACCGGGCGATGGCATTATTTACGTTTCAGAAATAGATGATGCTTATCGGATCAAGACTGGAAAATCTATTAAAAGATTTGATATGAAGTAG
- a CDS encoding zinc-ribbon domain-containing protein translates to MSSPIEEMQYLARKRGGLCLSDLYINSKSKLWWQCAEGHRWQATPFSVRIRKSWCPFCANNRPHGIERVKALAATKGGTCLSEEYINSKTPLRWQCKNGHRFLATADSVVQGKWCKKCK, encoded by the coding sequence ATGTCAAGTCCAATTGAAGAAATGCAATATCTGGCCCGAAAAAGAGGAGGGCTTTGTCTATCCGATTTGTACATAAACAGCAAATCAAAACTGTGGTGGCAATGTGCTGAAGGCCATCGCTGGCAGGCTACTCCCTTCAGTGTAAGAATAAGAAAAAGCTGGTGCCCATTCTGTGCTAACAATAGGCCTCACGGGATAGAAAGGGTGAAAGCACTGGCTGCTACAAAGGGCGGTACTTGTCTTTCTGAAGAATATATAAATTCCAAAACGCCACTCAGGTGGCAATGTAAAAACGGCCATCGTTTTCTGGCTACTGCAGACAGTGTGGTACAGGGGAAGTGGTGTAAAAAGTGTAAATAA
- a CDS encoding SHOCT domain-containing protein, which translates to MMHDWYFGGMHWIWWILWLILIFWIFLIPYPTPGQRRSKDKAMEALRERYARGELSDEEFEQKKKVLQNRMK; encoded by the coding sequence ATGATGCATGATTGGTATTTCGGAGGAATGCACTGGATTTGGTGGATCCTATGGCTGATCCTCATATTTTGGATATTTCTGATTCCATACCCTACACCCGGGCAAAGAAGAAGCAAGGATAAAGCCATGGAGGCGCTAAGAGAGCGCTATGCCCGAGGGGAGCTCAGCGATGAAGAATTTGAGCAAAAGAAGAAAGTTCTTCAAAACAGGATGAAATAG
- a CDS encoding AlbA family DNA-binding domain-containing protein, protein MKSKLLLYIAIGFTFGIFLLQPLLISLHMYDMQGDQGNWWAWLLTSYQQVVGSWDVDQAVTKLLFGLLGVTLALLFMVRQKIFQLTGKRDKLEEIKELIAAGENQQVEFKSTLRWDLHQFKPNKALETVVAKTIAGFMNTSGGHLFIGIDDDGQLRGLQEDYATLKKPGRDGFEQYIMELISNKLGTNLCTLVAVCFYKIEAYDFCHLAIKRAGSPVYLHDNDRSHFFVRTGNGTRELDIPEALDYIEENLNVR, encoded by the coding sequence ATGAAAAGCAAGTTACTTCTATACATCGCTATTGGCTTTACCTTTGGTATTTTTTTACTACAGCCTTTGCTTATTTCACTGCACATGTACGATATGCAGGGAGACCAGGGAAATTGGTGGGCCTGGCTACTTACTTCCTACCAGCAGGTTGTTGGGTCGTGGGATGTGGATCAGGCGGTTACCAAATTGCTCTTTGGATTGTTAGGTGTTACCCTCGCACTTCTTTTTATGGTCAGACAAAAAATATTTCAGCTTACCGGGAAAAGAGATAAACTGGAGGAGATCAAGGAGCTTATAGCTGCGGGAGAAAACCAGCAGGTAGAATTTAAATCTACTTTGAGGTGGGACTTACACCAATTTAAGCCGAATAAGGCACTGGAAACAGTAGTAGCTAAGACAATAGCCGGGTTTATGAATACAAGTGGAGGACATCTGTTCATCGGTATTGATGATGATGGACAACTACGAGGTTTACAGGAAGATTATGCCACGCTAAAAAAACCTGGCAGGGATGGTTTTGAGCAATACATTATGGAACTAATATCCAATAAGCTGGGAACAAATTTATGTACGTTGGTAGCCGTTTGTTTTTACAAAATTGAGGCATATGATTTCTGCCATCTCGCTATCAAAAGAGCTGGTTCCCCGGTTTATCTTCATGATAACGACCGTTCTCATTTTTTTGTTCGCACGGGCAATGGTACACGTGAGTTGGATATACCTGAGGCACTCGATTATATAGAAGAAAATTTAAACGTTCGTTAA
- a CDS encoding Fur family transcriptional regulator produces MSAIKELEANLVMHKIKPTAMRLLVLEYLLDREAAVGLTELYRAFEKSDRTTLYRTLKVFEENRMVHSIDDGTGVPKYALCEDGCKCEIERDLHLHFHCSVCDETVCLTNHKIPKINLPEGYIAENSDFVVTGICKKCSGKKVLSC; encoded by the coding sequence ATGAGCGCAATAAAAGAATTAGAAGCAAATCTTGTAATGCACAAGATAAAACCAACAGCCATGCGGCTGCTGGTGCTGGAGTATCTGCTGGATCGGGAGGCTGCGGTTGGCCTTACCGAATTATATAGAGCTTTTGAAAAGTCAGATAGAACTACACTTTATAGAACATTAAAAGTTTTTGAAGAAAATCGCATGGTACATAGTATTGATGATGGTACCGGTGTGCCCAAGTATGCTTTATGTGAAGATGGTTGTAAATGTGAAATAGAAAGAGACCTGCATCTGCATTTTCATTGTTCAGTATGTGATGAAACTGTCTGTTTAACCAATCATAAAATTCCGAAAATAAATTTACCTGAGGGCTATATAGCAGAGAATTCTGATTTCGTAGTTACCGGAATTTGCAAGAAATGTAGCGGAAAAAAAGTTTTGTCGTGTTAA
- a CDS encoding heavy metal translocating P-type ATPase: MLKKKKVQLRDIKKKLSPEISTSEKKFKTYAPAILSFTLLISGISFDYFNVFPFFQGWIRVAWYSGAYIPVGLPVIKEGWESIIKGDFFTEFLLMSIATLGAFAIGEYPEGVAVMLFYAVGELFQNAAVRRAKGNIKALLDVRPNIAFVYRDNNFVEVNPETVQVGEKVQVRTGEKIPLDSTLLSEKASVNTAAITGESKPDTIHKGDKVFAGSINLEGVIELETTKKFNDSSISRILDMVQNATARKSKTELFIRKFARIYTPIVVFLAVCLTVLPYFFVESYIFKDWLYRALIFLVISCPCALVISIPLGYFGGLGAASRNGILFKGASFLDAMTKVNTVVMDKTGTVTKGVFKIKEIKPVAISENEMMAYLLALEGQSTHPIARAILEYDLKGQNHIASDVSEIAGKGLKGKVNNKIVLVGNKALMTAHGVAVPPDTDDIVESIVMIAIDNEFSGYVTIADQLKEDAVEAIREMHNAGIKKIIMLSGDKPSITEKVGLELGLEQAKGGLLPEDKLHEVEEMKKNASANIAFVGDGINDAPVLAVSDVGIAMGGLGSDVAIETADVIIQTDQPSKIAKAIKIGSSTRKVVWQNIALAFGVKLIVMILGAFGMASMWEAVFADVGVAFLAILNAIRIQKMNF, from the coding sequence GTGTTAAAAAAGAAAAAAGTACAATTGCGAGATATAAAAAAGAAACTGTCACCTGAAATTTCAACAAGTGAAAAAAAGTTTAAAACTTATGCTCCGGCAATTTTAAGTTTTACATTGCTCATATCCGGTATCTCATTCGATTACTTTAATGTGTTCCCATTCTTCCAAGGTTGGATACGTGTTGCTTGGTACAGTGGGGCTTACATTCCGGTTGGGCTACCTGTGATCAAGGAAGGTTGGGAAAGCATAATCAAAGGTGATTTTTTTACCGAATTCTTACTGATGTCCATTGCAACACTAGGAGCATTTGCCATTGGTGAATACCCGGAAGGTGTAGCGGTCATGTTGTTTTATGCTGTCGGTGAACTCTTTCAAAATGCTGCAGTCAGGCGTGCCAAAGGCAATATAAAGGCCCTGCTTGATGTACGACCTAATATAGCGTTCGTATATCGTGATAACAATTTTGTAGAGGTTAATCCGGAAACCGTACAGGTCGGGGAAAAGGTTCAGGTGCGAACAGGAGAAAAAATTCCACTGGATAGTACGCTTTTATCTGAAAAGGCCAGCGTTAACACGGCAGCCATTACCGGGGAAAGCAAACCTGATACCATTCACAAAGGGGATAAGGTTTTTGCGGGAAGCATTAATTTGGAAGGCGTGATAGAACTGGAAACGACCAAAAAATTTAACGACAGTTCCATTTCCAGGATTTTAGATATGGTCCAAAATGCCACCGCAAGAAAATCCAAAACTGAGCTTTTTATCAGAAAGTTTGCTCGCATCTATACGCCCATTGTGGTATTTCTTGCCGTTTGTCTTACTGTACTGCCCTACTTTTTTGTAGAGAGCTACATATTCAAAGATTGGTTATACCGTGCGCTCATATTTCTGGTCATTTCTTGTCCTTGTGCCTTAGTAATCTCCATTCCACTGGGCTACTTCGGGGGCCTGGGTGCGGCATCAAGAAACGGTATCCTGTTCAAAGGGGCCTCATTTCTTGATGCAATGACCAAGGTAAATACGGTGGTCATGGATAAAACGGGTACGGTTACTAAAGGGGTGTTTAAGATCAAAGAAATCAAACCCGTGGCAATTTCCGAAAATGAAATGATGGCGTATCTGCTGGCGTTGGAGGGGCAATCCACCCATCCGATTGCCCGTGCTATTTTGGAGTATGATTTAAAAGGACAGAATCATATAGCCTCTGACGTTAGCGAAATAGCTGGAAAAGGATTAAAAGGTAAAGTCAATAATAAAATAGTTTTAGTCGGTAATAAAGCGTTAATGACAGCTCATGGTGTTGCTGTCCCACCTGATACTGATGATATCGTTGAATCCATCGTGATGATTGCCATCGACAATGAATTTTCTGGCTATGTCACTATTGCTGACCAACTGAAGGAAGATGCAGTAGAAGCCATTAGGGAAATGCATAATGCCGGCATTAAGAAAATCATTATGTTATCGGGCGACAAGCCCTCCATTACCGAAAAAGTGGGGCTTGAACTAGGATTGGAACAAGCCAAAGGCGGCTTGCTACCGGAAGACAAGCTGCATGAAGTAGAGGAGATGAAGAAAAACGCTTCAGCCAATATTGCATTTGTGGGTGACGGGATTAACGATGCACCCGTTTTGGCAGTAAGTGATGTAGGTATAGCGATGGGAGGGTTGGGAAGCGATGTTGCTATTGAAACCGCAGATGTGATTATCCAGACGGATCAACCATCAAAAATTGCAAAGGCCATAAAAATAGGTAGTTCTACACGGAAGGTAGTCTGGCAGAATATTGCATTGGCCTTTGGGGTGAAATTAATAGTAATGATCCTGGGGGCATTTGGTATGGCCTCCATGTGGGAAGCCGTATTCGCAGATGTAGGTGTGGCCTTTCTGGCAATTTTAAATGCCATAAGAATACAGAAAATGAATTTTTAA
- a CDS encoding FTR1 family protein translates to MRSNILNIFIIAVILTCFCSFNVFGNEIKKDIQTTIHLLDYISRDYTAAVQNGKVINDGEYAEMLEFSYKVIELIKNSELNENEKANILAELKKMKGLIDRKAPHENITTVAGKSRQDIIEAAGFKTAPLTWPNLKNGETLYVQNCTACHGVRGAGDGKLAAGLVPAPTNFLNHTLMQEISPFQAYNTIKLGVEGTAMQSFESLTDEEIWDLAFYIKSLRFETKADNESGLQQLFEQANAPVNLQEVATLSDVELLKRLEPDNKNAKLSLAVLRTQFPQDVNRVSTLDRAKTYLKNALQNYTTGSYSSAREDALAAYLEGIEPSEARLKANDPAFTARLEQQMFKIRQIIEQKAEKSKVETEINNGLDMIDQAGKLMQDKKLNYWLSFALSASIMLREGLEAFLILALILALIRSSELKKAALWVHGGWITAVLFGVGGWFLSDWVIGISGKNREVMEGMISLVAVIVLAFVGFWLHDHSHAKKWKMFIEEKIGKQLKADKMLGIAFFSFMVVFREAFESILFLQAISLETQSVNQSSIGLGVLAAFALIALFAILFVRYSKKIPVRQLFRYSAWVITLLALILIGKGIHSLQEAGWISITGLPVSVNVDWLGVFPTLETFVSQIVLLVAMLVMYYWSNRKSRVYLN, encoded by the coding sequence ATGAGAAGTAACATATTAAATATATTTATAATAGCCGTCATATTGACTTGTTTTTGTTCTTTCAATGTTTTTGGAAATGAGATAAAAAAAGACATTCAAACCACCATTCACTTGCTGGACTACATTTCAAGGGATTATACCGCAGCAGTACAAAATGGAAAAGTGATAAATGATGGAGAATATGCAGAAATGCTAGAATTCAGCTATAAAGTAATTGAGCTTATCAAAAACAGTGAGTTGAATGAGAATGAGAAGGCCAATATTTTAGCTGAATTAAAAAAAATGAAAGGTCTTATAGACCGAAAGGCTCCTCATGAGAATATAACCACAGTAGCTGGGAAATCCAGGCAAGACATTATAGAAGCGGCAGGGTTTAAGACGGCACCTCTTACATGGCCTAACCTCAAAAACGGGGAAACTTTATACGTACAGAATTGTACCGCCTGCCACGGAGTGAGGGGAGCAGGAGATGGCAAACTAGCTGCTGGATTAGTGCCAGCTCCTACTAATTTTCTAAACCATACCCTGATGCAGGAAATCTCACCCTTTCAGGCCTACAATACCATAAAACTGGGAGTAGAAGGAACTGCTATGCAAAGTTTTGAAAGCCTAACCGATGAGGAAATTTGGGATTTGGCGTTTTACATAAAATCACTCCGGTTTGAAACCAAAGCTGATAATGAATCCGGATTGCAACAATTGTTTGAGCAAGCGAACGCACCTGTAAATCTTCAGGAGGTAGCCACCCTATCCGATGTGGAATTATTAAAACGCCTTGAGCCGGATAACAAAAACGCAAAATTATCACTTGCCGTTCTTAGGACGCAATTTCCACAGGATGTTAACCGGGTATCCACATTGGATAGGGCAAAGACTTATCTAAAAAATGCCCTGCAAAATTATACAACGGGGAGTTATTCTTCTGCTCGTGAAGATGCCCTGGCAGCCTACCTGGAAGGTATTGAGCCTTCCGAAGCGAGGCTGAAGGCCAATGACCCAGCTTTTACGGCAAGGCTGGAGCAGCAAATGTTTAAAATCAGACAAATAATAGAGCAAAAAGCCGAAAAGTCAAAGGTGGAGACAGAAATCAACAATGGCCTGGACATGATAGATCAGGCCGGGAAATTGATGCAGGATAAAAAACTTAATTATTGGCTCTCTTTTGCCTTATCTGCTTCTATCATGCTACGAGAGGGATTGGAAGCATTTTTAATCCTGGCTCTGATACTCGCTCTGATACGTTCATCAGAATTAAAAAAGGCTGCCCTATGGGTACACGGAGGATGGATAACCGCTGTTCTTTTTGGAGTTGGCGGGTGGTTTTTATCCGATTGGGTAATCGGGATAAGTGGTAAAAACAGAGAAGTCATGGAAGGAATGATTTCGCTGGTGGCAGTGATCGTATTGGCCTTTGTAGGGTTTTGGTTACATGACCATTCACACGCCAAAAAGTGGAAAATGTTTATTGAAGAAAAAATAGGTAAACAGCTTAAAGCAGATAAAATGTTGGGTATTGCCTTTTTCTCATTTATGGTAGTGTTTCGTGAGGCTTTTGAGTCAATTTTATTTTTACAGGCTATTAGTCTGGAAACCCAATCCGTTAATCAGTCATCAATAGGGCTGGGGGTTTTGGCTGCTTTTGCATTGATCGCACTGTTCGCTATCCTGTTTGTAAGGTATTCTAAAAAGATTCCTGTAAGGCAGTTGTTTCGCTATTCAGCCTGGGTGATTACGTTACTGGCATTGATACTGATTGGTAAAGGTATCCATTCACTTCAGGAAGCCGGTTGGATATCCATAACCGGTCTTCCGGTGTCGGTGAATGTAGATTGGCTTGGGGTATTCCCAACACTTGAAACATTTGTTTCTCAAATTGTACTATTGGTAGCTATGTTAGTGATGTATTATTGGAGTAATCGTAAAAGCAGAGTGTATTTGAATTGA